CGGAAAGCTCGCCGGAAGGTTTCGATCCGGGTCTCTACACGGGTGGCAACACTTTCGACGCTTCGTCGCGCACGGTCTATAGCCGTCTCGTCGAGTTCAAGCATGGCAGCACCGAGATCGAGCCGGGCCTGGCTGAAAGCTGGACCGTGTCTCCGGACGGCAAGGAATACATCTTCAAGCTGCGTAAAGGCGTGAAGTTCCAGACCACCGACTTCTTCACGCCGACGCGTGACCTCAATGCTGATGACGTGATCTTCTCGATCAGCCGTCAGCTGGGCTCGGACAGCCCCTGGGCAAAGTATGTCGCCGGCGGTACCTACGAATACGCCGATGGCATGGGCTTCCCGAAGCTCATAAAGTCGATCGACAAGGTTGACGACCTCACCGTCAAGTTCGTGCTGAACCGTCCGGAAGCTCCCTTCCTCGCCGACCTGGCCATGGACTTCGCTTCCATCCTGTCGAAGGAATATGCCGACAAGCTTCAGGCCGATGGCAAGATGGAGCAGATGAACCAGCAGCCGCTCGGCACTGGCGCATTCACTTTCGTTGCCTACCAGCCGGATGCCGTCATCCGCTACAAGGCAAACGAAACCTATTTCAAGGGCAAGGAAAAGATCGACGATCTCGTCTTCGCTATCACTCCGGACGCTTCCGTCCGCGCGCAGAAGCTGAAGTCGGGCGAGTGCAATATCATGCCTTACCCGAATGCGGCCGATATCAAGGACCTCAAGGCTGACAAGAACCTCAAGGTTCTTGAGCAGGCCGGTCTGAATGTTTCCTACCTCGCCTACAACACGCTGGTTGCTCCGTTCGACAAGGTCGAAGTGCGCAAGGCGATCAACATGGCCGTCAACAAGCAGGCCATCGTCGATGCCGTCTTCCAGGGCTCTGCCAAGGTAGCGACGAACCCGATCCCGCCGACCATGTGGTCCTACAACAAGGACATCAAGGACGACGCCTTCAATCCGGAAGAAGCCAAGAAGCTGCTTGAGAAGGCTGGCGTCAAGGATCTCAGCATGAAGATCTGGGCCATGCCGGTTTCGCGTCCGTACATGCTGAACGCGCGGCGCGCTGCCGAGCTGATGCAGGCAGACCTCGCCAAGATCGGCGTCAAGGCCGAGATCGTCACCTATGACTGGGCCCAGTACCTGAAGCTCTCCTCCGCCAAGGACCGTGACGGTGCGGCCATCCTCGGCTGGACCGGTGACAATGGCGACCCGGACAACTTCCTTGACACGCTTCTCGGCTGCGATGCCGTTGGCGGCAACAACCGTGCACAGTGGTGCAACAAGGAATTCGACGATCTGGTGAAGAAGGCCAAGCAGACGGCTGACGTCAAGGAGCGCACCAAGCTCTACGAAGAAGCCCAGGTTATCTTCAAGCGTGAAGCACCCTGGATGACCATCGACCATTCGGAAGAATTCATCCCGATGACGAAGAATGTCTCCGGCTACCATCAGGACCCGGTCGGCGTTCACCGCTTCGATGGCGTCGATATCGCCGAATAACGAAAAATCTGTGAGAATGCCCGGCTAGGACCGGGCGACCCGGCGGTCAGGCACTCTGTCTGACCGCCGGAAAAATTTGGACAACTGTCATGTTGCGATTTTTTTTCAGCCGCCTTGCGGTTCTGATCCCGACATTCCTCGGCGTATCGATCGTCGCCTTCTCCTTCATCCGCCTGCTTCCCGGCGATCCTGTCATGCTGCTGTCGGGCGAGCGCGTCATGTCGCCGGAACGCCATGCGCAGATCTCGCACGATCTCGGCTACGACCAGCCGATGATCGTCCAGTACGGCAAATATATCTGGAGCGCCCTGCACGGCGATCTCGGCACGTCGATCACGACAAAGCGCGACGTGCTGACCGACTTCTTGACCTTCTTCCCGGCAACGCTTGAGCTGTCGATCTGCGCGATAATCCTGGCGATCTGTCTTGGCATCCCGGCCGGCGTTTTTGCCGCCGTCAAGCGTGGTACCTGGTTCGACCAGAGCGTCATGGGCGTCGCCCTCGTCGGCTATTCCATGCCGATCTTCTGGTGGGGCCTGCTGCTCATCATCGTCTTTAACGGCTATCTGCACTGGACGCCGGTTTCCGGCCGCATCGGCCTCATCTATTTCTTCAAGCCGATCACCGGCTTCATGCTGATCGATAGCCTGCTCTCCGGCCAGAAGGGCGCCTTCTGGTCCGCGTTCAATTCGCTGATCCTGCCGACCGTCGTGCTCGGCACCATCCCGCTGGCCGTCATCGCCCGCCAGACGCGCTCCGCCATGCTGGAAGTGCTCGGCGAGGATTACGTGCGCACGGCCCGTTCCAAGGGCCTGTCGCCGCTGCGTGTCGTTTCCGTCCATGCGCTGCGCAACGCCATGATCCCCGTGGTCACCACGATCGGCCTGCAGGTCGGCGTGCTGCTCGGCGGCGCCATCCTGACGGAAAGCATCTTCTCCTGGCCGGGTATCGGCAAATGGATGATCGATGCGGTCTTCAAGCGCGATTATCCGGTGGTGCAGGGCGGCCTGCTGCTGATCGCCGGCATCGTTATGCTCGTCAATCTTGCTGTCGACTTGCTCTACGGCTTCGTCAATCCACGCATTCGTCACTAGGAGCGGTCCATGAGCACGGTAAGCGTCAAGACCGATCGTCCTTCCGCTCTCGCGGAGTTCTGGTACTATTTTTCTCGCAACAAGGGCGCCGTCATCGGCCTCGCGATCTTCATCTTCGTCCTGCTGCTGGCGATCTTCGCCAGCGTCGTGGCACCTCATAATCCCGATGTTGCCTATGGCAGCGACATGCAGCGACTGCCGCCGGCTTGGGCAGAAGGCGGTAACACCAGCTTCCTGCTCGGCACCGATGCCAACGGCCGCGATCTTCTGTCGCGCCTCATCTACGGCACGCGGTTCTCGCTGTTCATCGGCCTGGTGGTTGCCTCGCTTTCGGCGCTGGCCGGCATCCTGATCGGCCTCGTGGCCGGTTATGTTCGCGGCCGCACCGATACGATTATCATGCGTATCATGGACATCATCCTCGCGGTCCCCTCCCTGCTGCTCGCCCTGGTGCTGGTGGCTATCCTCGGACCGGGCCTGACCAATGCGATGATCGCGATCTCCATCGTCAACCAGCCGCATTTCGTTCGTCTGACCCGCGCTTCGGTCATGGCCGAGCGCGACAAGGAATATGTCATCGCCTCGCGTGTTGCCGGCGCCGGTCCGCTGCGGCTGATGTTCAAGACGATCCTGCCGAACTGTCTCGGCCCGCTGATCGTTCAGGCGACACTGGCATTCTCATCCGCCATTCTTGATGCCGCTGCCCTCGGCTTCCTCGGCCAGGGCGCCCAGCCGCCGACGCCGGAATGGGGCACGATGCTGGCGGATTCGCGTGAATTCTTCCAGAGCAACCCTTGGCTCGTTACTTTCCCCGGTCTCTGCATCCTGATCACGGTTCTCGCCATCAATCTGATGGGCGACGGCCTGCGCGATGCCTTCGACCCGAAGCTGAAGAGGTCGTAATGGCACTCCTCGATATCGAAAACCTATCCGTTGAATTCCAGACCTCGTCCGGCCTGTTCCGGGCGGTCGATGGCGTCTCGCTGAAATGCGACAAGGGTGAAATCCTGTCGATCGTCGGCGAATCCGGTTCCGGAAAATCCGTATCCATGCTTGCCATGATGGGTCTTCTGCCTTGGACGGCGAAGATCACCGCCGATCGCATGATGTTCGATGGCAAGGATCTGCGCGGCATCTCCTCGCGTCAGCGCCGCAAGATTATCGGCAAGGATATGGCGATGATCTTCCAGGAGCCGATGTCGAGCCTTAATCCGTGCTTCACAGTCGGCTTCCAGCTCGGCGAGACCTTGCGCATCCATATGGGGCTTGACCGCAAGGCGCGTCGCGAACGCTCGATCGAGCTTCTGAATCTGGTCGGCATTCCCGCGCCCGAGGATCGGCTGTCGAACTTCCCGCATCAGATGTCCGGCGGCATGAGCCAGCGCGTCATGATCGCCATGGCGCTCGCCTGCAATCCGAAGTTGCTGATCGCCGACGAGCCGACCACCGCGCTCGACGTGACGATCCAGGCGCAGATCCTCGATCTGCTCGTGCGCCTGCAGCGGGAGCAGGGCATGGCGCTCGTGCTCATCACCCACGATATGGGCGTCGTTGCCGAAACGGCGGAGCGCGTGCAGGTGCAATATGCCGGCCAAAAGGTCGAGGAGCAGCCGGTCAAGGCGCTGTTCCGCGATCCGCATCATCCCTATACGGCAGCCCTTCTTTCGGCTCTGCCTGAGCGTGCCGAAGTCGGCGAGCGCCTGCCGTCGATTGCTGGCGTCGTTCCCGGTCAGCATGATCGTCCCAGAGGCTGTCTCTTTGCGCCCCGTTGCTCCTTCGCAACGCCGGAATGCGACAAGGGCGTCAAGCGCCAGGGTAGCGAACTCGGCCTGACCCTTTGCAACTATCCGCTGGAACATGGCAAGCCGCTCGGACATCCCGGCATTGCCGTCACGCAAAAAGCAGGAGGTGCCGCATGACCGGCGCTGTTCTCGAAGGGCGCGATCTCGCCCGATTCTACACCGTCAAGCGCGGCACCTTCAAACCGGAAGCGACGGTCAAGGCGCTAAACGGCGTCAGCTTCAGCCTGCAGTCGGGCCGCACGCTCGCCGTTGTGGGCGAATCCGGCTGCGGCAAGTCGACGCTTGCCCGCCTGGTGACGATGATCGAAAATCCGACGGCTGGCGAGCTGCTGATCGACGGCAAGCCCGCCAGGCTCGGCGACCGCAGCCTGCGCAGTGCGGTGCAGATCGTGTTCCAGAACCCCTATGGCTCGCTCAATCCGCGCCAGAAGGTCGGCTCCATCCTGGAGGAACCGCTGAAGATCAACACTGACGACGACGCTGCCACTCGCCGCCGCAAGGCGGAGGAGATGATGGCGCGTGTGGGCCTGCGCCCGGAGCATTATGATCGCTATCCGCATATGTTCTCCGGCGGCCAGCGCCAGCGTATCGCCATTGCACGTGCCCTGATGCTGAGGCCGAAGGTGCTGGTGCTTGACGAGCCGGTCTCCGCGCTCGATTTGTCGATCCAGGCACAGGTGCTGAACCTTTTGATGGACCTGCAGAAAGAGATGGGGCTTGCCTATCTCTTCATCTCGCATGGTCTTTCCGTCGTGCGCCATATCGCCGATGACGTGATGGTTATGTATCTCGGCCGCCCGGTCGAAACCGGCACGGCGGAGGAAGTCTTCAACAGGCCGCGCCATCCCTATACGGCCGCCCTCCTGTCGGCGACGCCGATAGCCGATCCGGAGCGCGAGAAGAATCGCATCCGCCTGCAGGGCGAGCTGCCGTCGCCGCTCAACCCGCCGAAGGGCTGCCACTTCAACCCGCGTTGCTGGCGCGCCCAGGACAAGTGCCGTCAGGTCGAACCGGAACTGGCGGGCGAAGGTACGCATAAATTTTCCTGTTTCTTTCCGCTGGATTGATCCAAGTTGTGAATCGGGCAGATGCCGCTTTGCCGCGCCTTTCTGCCTAGCCCCTCACCCCAGCCCTTTCCCCGCATGCGGGGAGAGGGGCCAGACACTGAGATGAGTCAACGGCGTAACCGGCCTGACTATCCTTATCGGCCATGATCCAAGGCAGAAAACAGCATGAATGAACAATCCAAGGCACCCCTCGCCATCATCGTCATGGGCGTCAGCGGCAGCGGCAAATCTTCGATCGGCGAGGGCGTGGCTGCTCAGCTTGGCATCCATTTCATCGAAGGCGACGCGCTGCATCCGGCCGCTAACGTCGAGAAGATGAGCAAGGGCATCCCCCTGACGGACGAGGATCGTTGGCCCTGGCTCGAAAAGATTGGTCAGGAAATTGCGGCAAGCATCGAGAAAGACGAGGGCGTTGTCGTTACCTGCTCGGCGCTGAAGCGCGTCTATCGCGAACGCCTGCGGGCATCTGCCGGTGGCCATCTCTATTTCATCTATCTCGAAGGCTCGAAGGAGCTGCTGACGAAGCGCATGGGCGAGCGCAAGGGGCATTTCATGCCGACTTCGCTGCTCGAAAGCCAATTGCAGACGCTGGAAGTACCGACCGGTGAGCCTGGCGTCGTCACCGTCGATATCGATGCCACGATCGAGGAGATCGTCGATGCTTCTGTCAGAAGCTTGAAAGCAATTCTTTAGGGCGCAAACCTGCTAGGAGCATAAGCCGAAATATCGATGAACGGCGTCTCGCCGGTGATGAGCTCTGCAAGTACGCGGCCGGTCACCGGGCCGAGCGTCAATCCATGATGGGCATGGCCGAAGGCGAACCATAGGCCGTTGTGGCGCGGCGCCTTGCCGATAATGGGCATCATGTCGGGCGTGCACGGGCGGGCGCCCATCCAGGGTTCCGGATCGAGCCGCTCGCCGAGCGGGAAGGTGGTGCGCGCGACGGCTTCGGCACGGTCGAGCTGGACCGGTGTCTTTGGAGCATCGCGCAAGGCGAATTCGGCGCCAGTCGTCAGCCGGATGCCCCGGCTCATCGGCGCCAGCAGATAGCCGCGCTCGGCATCCAGCATCCAGTTGTTGAGAACGGCATTGCCCTCGGCGGCGTAATGCATGTGGTAGCCGCGCTTGACGCCGAGCGGGAAAGCGTAGCCGAAGCGTTTCGTGACGATATCAGCCCACGGGCCGAGTGCGACGATGACATCCTCCGCCTCGATCGATCCCTCCGCCGTCACCATTCTCCACGCCGAACCTGCCATGCCGAGCGAGACGGCATCCCCGGTCGTCACACGGCCGCCAATGCTTTCGAAATATCGCCGATAGGCCGCCGTCAATCCGTGCGGGTCCAGCACCGACCAGGGATCGCGCCAGCGAAGTGCTCCGGCAAAGCTGCCTCTCAGATGCGGCTCGGCACTTGCGATCTCCGCGCTGCTCAGCGCGTCATAGCCGATGCCGAATTCGCGGTTGAGGCGCTCCGCCTCGGCAAACTCGGCATCCCGCTTCTCGTTCGAGCGGAACAGCTCCATCCAGCCGTTCTTGCGAATGAGCTCCTCGGCGTGCGAGGCTTCGATGAGGTCATTGTGCTCGCTGACGGAATGTTCGATCAGCGGCGCATAGGCACGCGAAATCATCTCATGGCGCTTGGTATTGGAGTTCCACCAATAGCGGGCAAGAAAGGCGATCTGCGCCGGCAGGGCGCGCAGATGGTAATGTGCGTCGATGCGGTTGTTGAAGGCATAGCGCAGCAGCAGACCGAATTGCTGAGGAAAGCCATAGGGCACCACGCCCTCGCGCTGGATGAGGCCGGCATTGCCGAACGAGGTCCCACGGCCCGGTGGCTGCCGATCGACGAGGACGACTTGCCGTCCCCGCCGCTGCAGATGGATTGCCGTCGAAACACCGACGATGCCTGCGCCGAGAACGATTGCGTCCTTTGTCATCTCACCCTGCTATCCGCATGCTTATTGCATTGCCGCCCGGTCGTTCCGCATAGCCTGGACCGCGCTCTAAGCGTCGAAAATGCCTGGCAAATTTCTGCGGTGCAATTGAAAAATGCAGGTCAGGTCGTACTCTGTTGGAGGCAGGCGTTTTCGGCGCGGATGCGGATCGCAAGAATGATGCCGTTGAGCAGCGAAAAGATCGCGGCATAAAGCGGCATGCCAAAAGCGAGCGGCAAGACGGCGATCTCGCCGACGACAACGGCATAGTTGGGATGGCTGAGGAAGCGATAGGGACCTTTGGTCACGAGAGCGGCGCCGGGCAATACGATGATGCGCGTCGTCCAACGATCCTTGAGTGTCGTCAGCACCCAGAGGCGCATTGCCTGCAGCACCATGAACAGCACGAACCAGACGGGATCGACCGGCCGGCCGATGGCTAAGAACCACAATCCGATCAGCCAGGCCGCGTGCATCGCCACCATGAAGGGATAATGCTCCGGCGCATGTTCCCGAGCGCCGCGGGCAAGGAGCGCTGTGGTATTGTGCCTGGCATAGATGAGCTCCGCCAGCCGCTGCAGCGTCACGAAGGTCAGAAGTGCGATCGATGGCCACAGCATCACGCAACCCTCTTCAGCGTCATGCAGCTTGCCGAAAATCCCGGCCCCATGGCGAGTAGGGCGGAACGCTCCGGCAAGCCGGCCGCAATCACCCGCTCCAGCACGAACAGTACGGTGGGAGAGGACATGTTGCCATAGTCGCCGATCACCTCGCGCTCGATATCGAGCGAACCTTCTTCAAGACCGAGCGACTTCTCGAGGGCCGACAGCACCTTGGCGCCGCCGGGATGGCAGATGAAGCGGTCGACATCGGAGATCAAAAGCCTGGATCGCTCCAGAATGCCGGCAACCGCGCGCCTCAGATGCGTTTCGGCGAAGACCGGCAGCGATTGTTCGAGGATGATGCCAAAACCGGTATCGTCGATCTTCCAGCCCATGATGCCGAGGCTGTCGGGGAAAAGATGTTCGCCGGTCGACTCGATTTCCGCAATGCCGCTTTCGCCAGCGCGGAGCGCGCAGGCCGCGGCTCCATCGCCGAACAGCGCGGTGGCTATAATGTTGGGCCGAGTCAGCTCGTCCAGCCGAAAGGCAAGCGAGCAGAGTTCGATCGCGACGAAGAGTACGACGGCGCCTGGCCGGCTTCTTGCCATTTTCGCCGCAACGGCAAGGCCGGATACGCCGGCAGCACAGCCGAGCCCAAAGATCGGCACGCGCTCGATATCCGGACGAAAGCCCATCTCGCCCGCAAGCCGTGCCTCGAGGCTCGGCGTCGCAAGCCCTGTGGACGACGCCGTGACGATGCAGCCGACCTCTCCGGCCTCGAGACCGGCCCGCTGTAGCGCTGCTGTTGCAGAACGGCGGAAAAGCTCGGAGGCCACCTCAGTATAGGCAGCCATGCGATCCTGCCAGCCATGCGGCTCTTCGAACCAGAAGAGGGGGCGCGCCACATGGCGCCTGCGAATGCCGGTGCTCCCGAACACGCGCGCGAGATATTTGAAATCCTGAAAACGGTCCGAGAACAGACGGCCCGCCGTCTCGGCAGCGTCGGTCTGGAGGATGATGTTGTCGGGCGTTGCGACGGCAAGGCTTAGAAGTTTGACGGTATCGGTCACGAGTTTCTCCTGTGCCCTTGAGGGGCATGTCGGCTGAAACACGCGATAGAGGTGGTCTATTCGATGCCGGAGCGGTCACGAAAGAGTGACGGCGTCTCGACATAGGATGCGTCGAAAAAATTCTCGGGTCGTTCGAATAAAATATGCAGACGGTGTGTTCTCCCCTCGCAACGTTCATTTTGCCAAGGAGACATCCCATGACGACCAAAGCATTTCGCCTGGCTTCCATCGCCCTCGGCGCAAGCCTGACCTTCGGCGCTTTCGCCGTTCCCGTCTTCGCCGCCGGCGACGATTCCAGCACGACGCCGACCTGCAAGAAGGGCGAGATCTACGATCAGAAGGCGAAGAAGTGCGTCAAGCAGCAGAGCGCCAATGTCACCGACGAAAACCGCGCCGACTACGCCTATTCGCTCGCCAAGAAGGATCATCGCTACGAGGAAGCCCTAGCCGTTCTCGACACGATGAAGAACCCGAATACGGCAGAAGCGCTGAACTATCGCGGCTATGTTACCCGCAAGCTCGGTCGCACGGACGAAGGCATTTCCTATTACCGGAAGTCTGTCGCCATGGATCCGAAGTACACGCTGGTTCGTGAATATCTCGGCGAAGCCTACGTCATCAAGGGCCAGATGGACCTCGCCAAGGATCAGCTGAACACGATCAAGACGCTCTGCGGCAATACGAGCTGCGAGGAATATCGCGATCTTCACGCCGCGATCATGAATCCGTCCAGCCTGTGATTTCGGGTCCGGGTCAGTGATAAAGATGGCAAGCAGGGAGCTTTGCGAGAGATATGGGAGTGATGCCGGTCGCTCGTGGTGCTATTTCTGCTTATAGTCTGACAGCAACGGAGCCGCCGAAAAGGTCGGCGGTTTCCGGACCTGCGAATGCCGCGGAGGATGCCATAGCGAGCGAAGAGGATATCAGGGCAGGCCTGTCGCGGCACCTGACGCGGTTGTGGCGCTATGGCGTGGTGCTGTCGCGCCAACGCGACGTGGCGGATGATCTGGTGCAGGCGACCTGCGTCAGAGCTTTGGAGCGGGCGGCGCAGTTTACCGCCGGCACGAGGCTGGACCGCTGGCTGTTTGCCATCCTTCATTCGATCTGGCTGAACGAGGTCCGTTCGCGCCGCGTGCGCATGGGGCAGGGCTTCGTCGAAGCCGACGAGACGCTCGTATTTGACGGCGCACAGGAAACCGAAACGCGTGTTCTCGCCGGCCAGGTCTTGGAGCGCGTGCAGGCATTGCCGGAAGCACAGCGCACAGCCGTGTTCCTGGCCTATGTCGAGGGGCTTTCCTATCGTGAAGTGGCCGAAATTCTTGATGTGCCGATCGGCACCGTCATGAGCCGATTGGCGGCAGCGCGGACGAAACTTGCGGATGGTATGGGGGCGATGGCCGACGGAAATGCGTCCGGAGGTGGGCGACTGGGGAATGGAAATGAGTGAATTGAACAAAGGACAGATGGTTACGGACGAACAGCTCACCGCCTTCATCGATGGCGAGCTGGATGCTACCGACCGCGATAGGATCGAGGGGCTAATCGCTAGCGACGAGCATGTGGCGGAGCGTTTCGATTTTCTGTCGCGCAGCACGCTGCCCTTTTCTGAGGCGTTTCAGCCGATGCTCGCCGAGGCGCCGGCTACGAAGCTGGATGCCATGCTTGCCGCCATTCCCTCGTCAAAGGAAAGCAAGGTCCGCGCCGCTGGCATTGGCCGCCGTGGTTTCTTGGCCGCAATGGCCGCGAGTTTCGTAGCCGCCATCGCCATCGACCGCGCGGTGATCGGCATCGGCCGTAAGCTTTTGAAGCCGGACGAGGATGCCGAATGGCGTGCCGTCGTGGCGGAATATCTTTCGCTCTATACAGCGGATACACTGAGTGCTCCGGCCGGAGACCATGCGCAGCAGGTCGCACAGTTGAATGAGGTCGGTGCCAAGTTGAATCTGCCGCTGGCGCCCGAGGCAATTGCCATGCCGGGCATAGAGTTCAAGCGTGCTCAGATCCTGAACTATGACAGCAAGCCACTCGCCCAGATCGCCTATCTCGACCCGGAAAGCGGCCCGATGGCGCTCTGCATCGTTCAGTCCACCAGGGGTATGGCCGCGCCGGACATGGAAAATCGTCGCGGCATGAATGTCGTCTATTGGTCGAGCGCCACACACGCCTTCATGTTGATCGGTCATGCGTCGATAGACCGGATGCAGCAACTAGCGGCTGATGTCAGGGCGAACCTCATCGCCTGAGGGCTGTTTCCGGCGCGACTAAAATGGCGTGATTCAAAAAGAATTTGGCGAAAACCCATCCTGCTGGTATTCTTTGCCTAACGAAAATCGAACGAGCGCCAGCAGCATGCCCCCAAGGCCTTGCGCGGTGCGGTGGAAAAGATACGTGAGTGACCCCGAAAGCGGCCTAGCGCCGCAGGCAGACGGGGCGCCGGCAGCAGAGCGCAGGAAGGGTAAATCCTCCCGGCGCGCGAAGCGTAAGCGCGGTCATGGCCGCCCGAACGCTCATTCTGCGGAGGCTAGCCAGGCAGGTAAGTCCAGCCAGGTGGCGCAGCGCCCAGCAGAGGATGAGGCCGGCTCGCCGGCCAGAAAGCGCAAGCGCCGCCGCCGTGCACGCGGCGCAGCCCAGGGTGGCGCGCAGCCTTCTTCGTCAACACAGCAGTTTTCATCACAGGCGGAGCATCGCGCTTTGCCTGAACATGGCCATCCCTCCTCGCATAAGAGCGGCAAGAATCGGCGCAAGCATCGCAGCAAGCGCGGCCTGCAGGGTCGGCCTCTCGCGCATGAGAAGACGGCGCAGATCGTCGCT
The Rhizobium sp. 11515TR DNA segment above includes these coding regions:
- a CDS encoding anti-sigma factor family protein — protein: MSELNKGQMVTDEQLTAFIDGELDATDRDRIEGLIASDEHVAERFDFLSRSTLPFSEAFQPMLAEAPATKLDAMLAAIPSSKESKVRAAGIGRRGFLAAMAASFVAAIAIDRAVIGIGRKLLKPDEDAEWRAVVAEYLSLYTADTLSAPAGDHAQQVAQLNEVGAKLNLPLAPEAIAMPGIEFKRAQILNYDSKPLAQIAYLDPESGPMALCIVQSTRGMAAPDMENRRGMNVVYWSSATHAFMLIGHASIDRMQQLAADVRANLIA